Proteins encoded together in one Paracoccus sp. SMMA_5_TC window:
- a CDS encoding YjbH domain-containing protein, with protein MRAHSTTTRRLLATTVPMALLLGLGATPARTDPMIGNVMNSYGLPGAVETPTAEMLPDATLGGTVSANGLGRRHNIVFQLHPRVTTALRYSRVEGINDHNNLGHIWDRSFDIRFQVLDESGWRPAVAVGLQDFMGTGVYSGEYIVASKTLTPNLRASLGVGWGRLAGKQRPLDADDEGGTPNIGDWFSGDARPFGSVTWQVNDKLRLVAEYSNDKYERETASGVEEAPGNQVNLGAYYTFSPSYQLGVYTLGGDKVGAQFSFALNPRNAPFPSGLEKAPAPVRPRPAPAADPDGWSGAWSADPTAQPAIQTALAKALAEEGQVLESMALSANRAEVRIRNTRYIQQAEAVGRTARLMTRALPPSVETLVITSNAEGMATSSVVLRRSDVERLENTEAGRIAAVALVQDAAPRPDDLVTTPGLFPRFRWKLAPYLELGLFDPQDPLRYETGAELKASYELVPGLVLSGTVRQRAFGSLEQRGPGIPCGPGGVPPAGVDRCGRGEHFTPDEYVANPQNEFYKGVPRVRSDTRMYAGNDSPTIPELTLAWYAHPSQSIYTRVTVGLLERAYGGVSGEVLWKPADSPLAFGAEINRVRKRDFEDVFGFRDYEVTTGHVSAYYEFANGFTAQLDVGKYLAGDKGATVTLTREFANGWRIGAYATKTDLSAEEFGEGSFDKGITMSIPVSWATGTPTRDRAGTTLRSLSRDGGARVNVNGRLYDKVRDAQSVKLYQGWGDFWR; from the coding sequence ATGCGCGCCCATTCGACGACAACCCGCCGACTGCTGGCCACGACAGTGCCCATGGCGCTGCTGCTGGGCCTGGGGGCCACCCCGGCGCGCACCGATCCGATGATCGGCAATGTCATGAACAGCTATGGTCTGCCGGGCGCGGTCGAAACCCCGACGGCCGAGATGCTGCCCGACGCCACGCTGGGCGGCACGGTGTCCGCGAACGGCCTGGGCCGGCGGCACAACATCGTGTTCCAGCTGCATCCGCGCGTCACCACCGCCCTGCGCTATTCCCGGGTCGAAGGCATCAACGATCACAACAACCTGGGCCATATCTGGGACCGCTCGTTCGACATCCGTTTCCAGGTGCTGGACGAGAGCGGCTGGCGGCCCGCGGTCGCGGTGGGCTTGCAGGATTTCATGGGCACGGGCGTCTATTCGGGCGAATACATCGTCGCCAGCAAGACCCTGACCCCTAACCTGCGCGCCAGTCTGGGCGTCGGCTGGGGACGGCTGGCCGGCAAGCAGCGGCCGCTGGATGCCGATGACGAAGGCGGCACGCCCAACATCGGCGACTGGTTTTCCGGCGATGCGCGGCCCTTCGGCTCGGTCACCTGGCAGGTCAATGACAAGCTGCGGCTGGTCGCGGAATATTCCAACGACAAATACGAACGCGAAACCGCCAGCGGCGTCGAAGAGGCGCCGGGCAACCAGGTCAACCTGGGCGCCTATTACACCTTCAGCCCCAGCTATCAGCTGGGCGTCTATACGCTGGGCGGGGACAAGGTGGGGGCGCAGTTCAGCTTTGCGCTGAACCCGCGCAACGCGCCCTTCCCCTCGGGGCTGGAAAAGGCGCCGGCGCCGGTCCGGCCGCGCCCCGCACCCGCGGCCGATCCCGATGGCTGGTCGGGCGCCTGGTCGGCCGATCCGACCGCACAGCCCGCGATCCAGACGGCCCTGGCCAAGGCCCTGGCCGAAGAGGGTCAGGTGCTGGAATCGATGGCCCTGTCGGCCAACCGGGCCGAGGTGCGCATCCGCAACACCCGCTACATCCAGCAGGCCGAGGCCGTGGGCCGCACCGCGCGGCTGATGACGCGGGCGCTGCCGCCCTCGGTCGAAACGCTGGTCATCACCTCGAATGCCGAGGGCATGGCGACCTCGTCGGTGGTTCTGCGCCGCTCGGATGTCGAGCGGCTGGAGAATACCGAAGCCGGGCGCATCGCCGCGGTCGCGCTGGTGCAGGATGCCGCGCCGCGACCCGACGATCTGGTGACGACACCGGGGCTGTTCCCGCGCTTTCGCTGGAAGCTCGCGCCCTATCTGGAACTGGGCCTGTTCGACCCGCAAGACCCCTTGCGCTATGAAACCGGGGCCGAGCTGAAGGCCAGCTACGAGCTGGTGCCGGGCCTGGTGCTGTCGGGCACCGTGCGCCAGCGCGCCTTCGGCAGCCTGGAACAGCGCGGCCCCGGCATCCCCTGCGGTCCGGGCGGCGTGCCGCCGGCGGGCGTCGACCGCTGCGGGCGCGGCGAACACTTCACCCCCGACGAATATGTCGCCAATCCGCAGAACGAATTCTACAAGGGCGTGCCCCGCGTGCGCTCGGATACCCGGATGTATGCCGGCAACGACAGCCCGACGATCCCGGAACTGACCCTGGCCTGGTATGCCCATCCCAGCCAGTCGATCTATACCCGCGTCACCGTCGGCCTGCTGGAGCGCGCCTATGGCGGCGTCTCGGGCGAAGTCCTGTGGAAACCGGCCGATTCGCCGCTGGCCTTCGGCGCCGAGATCAACCGGGTGCGCAAGCGCGACTTCGAGGATGTCTTTGGCTTCCGCGACTATGAAGTCACCACCGGCCATGTCTCGGCCTATTACGAATTCGCCAATGGGTTCACCGCACAGCTGGATGTCGGCAAGTATCTGGCCGGCGACAAGGGCGCGACCGTGACCTTGACGCGCGAATTCGCCAACGGCTGGCGCATCGGCGCCTATGCGACCAAGACCGACCTCAGTGCCGAGGAATTCGGCGAGGGGTCTTTCGACAAGGGCATCACCATGTCGATCCCGGTATCCTGGGCGACCGGCACGCCGACGCGCGATCGCGCCGGCACCACGCTGCGGTCGCTGTCGCGCGACGGCGGCGCCCGCGTCAACGTGAACGGGCGGCTTTACGACAAGGTGCGCGACGCGCAGTCGGTCAAACTTTACCAAGGCTGGGGGGATTTCTGGCGATGA
- a CDS encoding two-component system sensor histidine kinase NtrB: MSARGRAPERPDPEVETCAGFCPAEVGPNWAALPLPAIILDAQGRIAAMNDLAEAFLNVSCRSSLGLAIEGPEMLKRLRILPALGAILAPMRQGHEALNRAGVRFQIGDRAGGHVERMATLHVGHAPSPAGGFAVLIAPVEGNGRLAQGQAARLAARSAIGMAEMLAHEIKNPLAGIRGAAQLIGMNLQAEDRELADLIVAESRRIVELLDQVERFGDTSPPVLAAVNVHDVLERVRRLAGVGFGQGLRIVPEYDPSLPMARVDADQMVQVCLNLVRNAAEAIGRGGAGGTIRLRSFYDGTLRLAPTEAEPLGRSLPLQIEVEDDGPGIPPAIADAMFEPFVSGRENGTGLGLALVSKIIADHGAWIAVDSRPGRTVFRLSLPKA; encoded by the coding sequence ATGAGCGCCCGCGGCCGCGCCCCCGAACGCCCCGACCCCGAGGTCGAGACCTGCGCCGGCTTTTGCCCGGCCGAGGTCGGGCCGAACTGGGCGGCGCTGCCGCTGCCGGCGATCATCCTGGACGCCCAGGGCCGTATCGCCGCCATGAACGACCTGGCCGAGGCGTTTCTGAACGTCTCGTGCCGCTCGTCGCTGGGGCTGGCCATCGAGGGCCCCGAGATGCTGAAGCGGCTGCGCATCCTGCCGGCGCTGGGCGCGATCCTGGCGCCGATGCGCCAGGGGCACGAGGCGCTGAACCGCGCCGGCGTCCGCTTTCAGATCGGCGATCGCGCCGGCGGCCATGTCGAGCGCATGGCCACGCTGCATGTGGGCCATGCCCCCAGCCCGGCGGGCGGCTTTGCCGTCCTGATCGCCCCGGTCGAGGGCAACGGCCGCCTGGCCCAGGGGCAGGCCGCGCGTCTGGCGGCGCGGTCGGCCATCGGCATGGCCGAGATGCTGGCCCATGAAATCAAGAACCCGCTGGCGGGGATTCGCGGCGCGGCGCAGCTGATCGGCATGAACCTGCAGGCCGAGGATCGCGAGCTGGCCGATCTGATCGTGGCCGAATCGCGCCGCATCGTCGAATTGCTGGACCAGGTCGAACGCTTTGGCGATACCTCGCCGCCGGTGCTGGCGGCGGTGAATGTCCATGATGTGCTGGAACGCGTCCGCCGCCTGGCCGGGGTGGGCTTCGGCCAGGGGTTGCGCATCGTGCCGGAGTACGACCCCTCGCTGCCGATGGCGCGGGTCGATGCCGACCAGATGGTGCAGGTCTGCCTGAACCTGGTGCGCAACGCCGCCGAAGCGATCGGCCGTGGCGGCGCGGGCGGCACCATTCGCCTGCGCAGCTTTTATGACGGCACGCTGCGGCTGGCCCCGACCGAGGCCGAGCCCCTGGGCCGCAGCCTGCCGTTGCAGATCGAGGTCGAGGACGACGGCCCCGGCATCCCGCCCGCCATCGCCGATGCCATGTTCGAGCCCTTCGTTTCGGGGCGGGAAAACGGCACAGGGCTGGGGCTGGCGCTGGTGTCCAAGATCATCGCCGACCACGGCGCCTGGATCGCGGTGGATTCGCGCCCCGGCCGCACCGTTTTCCGCCTTTCCCTGCCCAAAGCCTGA
- a CDS encoding sigma-54 dependent transcriptional regulator, whose translation MDGTVLLADDDRTIRTVLTQALTRAGCRVHATGSLAQLLRWVEEGRGDLVVTDVMMPDGNGIDMIPAIRRARADLPVIVISAQNTIVTAIRATEAAAFDYLPKPFDLPELMQRAGQALAQRPRRVDPQPVQDDAGVVAPDGDPGLPLIGHAPVMQNLFRMVARVLNADLPVLIAGEPGVGRTMLARSFHDLSDRRAAGLAVLTSADVADEAIQRAGERAQAGTLLIEDPASLDAVAQARLIGMIETWEAGPGRAQVPRLLATAGPDPQADVAAGRLRADLYYRLAGVTITVPPLRARVDDIPPLARHLLARAAAQGLPRRTLSEGAAAAIRAHAFPGNVRELENLMRRLALTAAAPEITQAEARAALAETAPAVALQAAPASVAGSTAAPIQPGEMRLAQSVQAHLQRYFDLHGDALPPPGLYDRILREIERPLLQIALDATGGNQLRCADLLGINRNTLRKKLTELNIEVTRRRKLM comes from the coding sequence ATGGATGGGACCGTTCTGCTTGCCGATGACGACCGCACCATCCGCACGGTGCTGACCCAGGCGCTGACCCGCGCCGGCTGTCGCGTCCATGCCACCGGCTCGCTGGCGCAGCTGTTGCGCTGGGTCGAGGAGGGGCGCGGCGATCTGGTCGTCACCGACGTGATGATGCCCGACGGCAACGGCATCGACATGATTCCCGCCATCCGCCGTGCCCGCGCCGACCTGCCGGTGATCGTGATTTCGGCGCAGAACACCATCGTCACCGCCATCCGCGCGACCGAGGCGGCGGCCTTCGACTATCTGCCCAAGCCCTTCGATCTGCCCGAGCTGATGCAGCGTGCCGGGCAGGCGCTGGCGCAGCGGCCGCGGCGTGTCGATCCGCAACCGGTTCAGGACGATGCCGGGGTGGTGGCGCCGGACGGTGATCCGGGCCTGCCGCTGATCGGCCATGCCCCGGTCATGCAGAACCTGTTTCGCATGGTGGCGCGGGTGCTGAACGCCGATCTGCCGGTGCTGATCGCGGGCGAGCCGGGGGTGGGCAGGACCATGCTGGCGCGGTCGTTCCACGACCTGTCGGACCGGCGCGCGGCGGGGCTGGCGGTGCTGACCTCGGCCGATGTCGCGGACGAGGCGATCCAGCGCGCCGGCGAACGCGCCCAGGCCGGCACCCTGCTGATCGAGGATCCGGCCAGCCTGGACGCAGTTGCCCAGGCGCGGTTGATCGGCATGATCGAGACATGGGAGGCCGGCCCCGGCCGCGCGCAGGTGCCGCGGCTGCTGGCCACCGCCGGCCCCGATCCGCAGGCCGATGTGGCCGCCGGCCGCCTGCGCGCCGATCTGTATTACCGCCTGGCCGGTGTCACCATCACGGTGCCGCCGCTGCGCGCCCGCGTCGATGATATTCCGCCCCTGGCACGACATCTGCTGGCGCGGGCCGCGGCCCAGGGGCTGCCGCGCCGGACCCTGTCGGAGGGGGCCGCCGCCGCGATCCGCGCCCATGCCTTTCCCGGCAATGTGCGCGAACTGGAAAACCTGATGCGCCGTCTGGCGCTGACCGCCGCCGCGCCCGAGATCACCCAGGCCGAGGCTCGGGCCGCTCTGGCCGAAACCGCCCCGGCCGTGGCCTTGCAGGCGGCGCCTGCATCTGTTGCCGGCAGCACTGCCGCGCCGATCCAACCGGGCGAGATGCGTCTGGCACAATCCGTTCAGGCGCATTTGCAGCGCTATTTCGACCTGCACGGCGATGCCTTGCCGCCCCCCGGTCTTTACGACCGCATCCTGCGCGAGATCGAGCGCCCCTTGTTGCAGATCGCGCTGGATGCGACCGGCGGCAATCAGCTGCGCTGTGCCGATTTGCTGGGCATCAACCGCAATACGCTGCGCAAGAAACTGACCGAGCTGAATATCGAGGTGACACGGCGCCGCAAACTGATGTAA
- the ntrX gene encoding nitrogen assimilation response regulator NtrX, with translation MSDILIVDDERDIRELISDILRDEGFATRMAANSDQAMAELNAVEPALMILDIWLKDSKMDGIDILKQVKRNNPDVPVVIISGHGNIEIAVAAIKQGAYDFIEKPFNIDQLLVVIRRAMETARLRRENSTLKRGESRAAEMLGNSAPFRRMREQLDKVAKSNGRVMLTGEPGAGKECAARYIHAQSPRAREPFVTVPCATIEPEHMEEVLFGRETPGRGVEPGLLEQAHGGVIYFDEVADMPLGTQPKILRVLTEQQFQRAGGTDKVRVDLRVISSTNRDLTAEIAAGRFRQELYDRLNVVPVAVPSLAERRDDIPLLAEHFVEHFHQVQGLPLRRLSEETCAALQAMHWPGNIRQLRNVIERVLILGDGNGPIQPSELETQNGSTSTSEALALGPQITSLALREARELFEREYLLAQINRFGGNISRTAQFVGMERSALHRKLKSLGVVGGMRVEEELMGK, from the coding sequence ATGAGCGATATTCTGATTGTCGATGACGAACGCGACATCCGCGAACTGATTTCCGATATCCTGCGCGACGAAGGTTTTGCGACGCGCATGGCGGCCAATTCCGATCAGGCGATGGCGGAACTGAACGCCGTCGAACCTGCCCTGATGATCCTGGACATCTGGCTGAAGGACAGCAAGATGGACGGCATCGACATTCTCAAGCAGGTCAAGCGCAACAATCCCGATGTGCCGGTAGTCATCATCTCGGGGCACGGCAACATCGAAATCGCCGTCGCCGCGATCAAGCAGGGCGCCTATGATTTCATCGAAAAGCCGTTCAACATCGACCAGTTGCTGGTGGTGATCCGCCGGGCGATGGAAACCGCACGGCTACGGCGCGAGAACTCGACCCTGAAGCGCGGCGAAAGCCGCGCGGCCGAAATGCTGGGCAATTCCGCCCCGTTCCGTCGGATGCGCGAACAGCTGGACAAGGTGGCGAAATCGAACGGTCGGGTGATGCTGACCGGCGAACCGGGTGCCGGCAAGGAATGCGCGGCGCGCTATATCCACGCCCAGAGCCCGCGCGCCCGCGAACCCTTTGTCACCGTGCCCTGCGCCACCATCGAGCCCGAGCACATGGAAGAGGTGCTGTTCGGCCGCGAGACCCCCGGTCGCGGCGTCGAGCCGGGGCTGCTGGAACAGGCGCATGGCGGCGTGATCTATTTCGACGAGGTCGCCGACATGCCGCTGGGCACCCAGCCCAAGATCCTGCGCGTGCTGACCGAACAGCAGTTCCAGCGTGCCGGGGGGACCGACAAGGTGCGGGTGGATCTGCGGGTGATTTCCTCGACCAACCGCGACCTGACGGCCGAAATCGCCGCCGGACGTTTTCGCCAGGAACTTTACGATCGTCTGAACGTGGTGCCGGTTGCGGTGCCTTCGCTGGCCGAACGGCGCGACGACATCCCGCTGCTGGCCGAACATTTCGTCGAGCATTTCCACCAGGTGCAGGGGCTGCCGCTGCGTCGCCTCAGCGAGGAAACCTGCGCCGCGTTGCAGGCAATGCACTGGCCGGGCAACATCCGCCAGCTGCGCAACGTCATCGAACGGGTGCTGATCCTGGGGGACGGCAACGGGCCGATCCAGCCGTCGGAACTGGAAACCCAGAACGGCAGCACCTCGACCAGCGAGGCGCTGGCGCTGGGGCCGCAGATCACCAGCCTGGCGCTGCGCGAGGCACGCGAACTTTTCGAGCGCGAATACCTGCTGGCGCAGATCAACCGCTTTGGCGGCAATATCAGCCGCACCGCGCAATTCGTCGGCATGGAACGTTCGGCCCTGCACCGCAAGCTGAAGTCGCTGGGCGTCGTCGGCGGCATGCGGGTCGAAGAGGAATTGATGGGCAAATGA
- a CDS encoding L-serine ammonia-lyase: MFLSVFDIFKIGVGPSSSHTMGPMVAGGRFLAALAQQPFRPQGLRASLHGSLAFTGKGHATDRATILGLAGFLPETMDAEAAEAALEQNRRSGMLSPPGLGELRFDPARDLVFDFDRALPGHANGMILMATDAQGDVIYQQTYYSVGGGFVLTEAELAARGDDSRTDADPKVPYPFATAAEMLDMAARSGKTIAAMKMENERVHRSPAQIASGIARIWQVMRDCMDRGLATPGTLPGGLSIRRRAPAILAALRAEAGTNLTAPHVINDWMSMYAMAVNEENAAGGQVVTAPTNGAAGVVPAVIRYWLDHVPGASERQLDEFLLTAAAIGGLIKHNASISGAECGCQAEVGSASAMAAAGLCAVLGGTPQQVENAAEIALEHHLGMTCDPVRGLVQVPCIERNGLGAIKAVSAASLALRGDGQHFVPLDAAIETMRQTGRDMSDKYKETSLGGLAVNVPNC, from the coding sequence ATGTTTCTGTCGGTCTTTGACATCTTCAAGATCGGGGTCGGCCCTTCCTCGTCCCATACCATGGGGCCGATGGTGGCGGGCGGGCGTTTCCTGGCGGCGCTTGCCCAGCAGCCCTTTCGCCCCCAGGGCCTGCGCGCCAGCCTGCACGGCAGCCTGGCCTTTACCGGCAAGGGTCACGCCACCGACCGCGCCACCATCCTGGGCCTGGCGGGTTTCCTGCCCGAAACCATGGACGCCGAGGCCGCCGAGGCGGCGCTGGAACAGAACCGCCGCAGCGGCATGCTGTCGCCGCCGGGCCTGGGCGAGCTGCGCTTCGATCCGGCGCGCGACCTGGTGTTCGACTTCGACCGCGCCCTGCCCGGCCATGCCAATGGCATGATACTGATGGCGACCGATGCCCAGGGCGACGTGATCTATCAACAGACCTATTATTCGGTGGGCGGCGGCTTTGTGCTGACCGAGGCGGAACTGGCCGCGCGTGGCGACGACAGTCGCACGGATGCCGACCCCAAGGTGCCCTATCCCTTTGCCACTGCCGCGGAAATGCTGGACATGGCCGCGCGATCGGGCAAGACCATCGCCGCAATGAAGATGGAGAACGAGCGCGTCCACCGCAGCCCGGCACAGATCGCCAGCGGCATCGCCCGCATCTGGCAGGTGATGCGCGACTGCATGGATCGCGGCCTGGCCACCCCCGGCACCCTGCCCGGCGGGCTGTCGATCCGCCGCCGCGCGCCCGCAATCCTCGCCGCCCTGCGGGCCGAGGCGGGCACCAACCTGACCGCGCCACATGTCATCAACGACTGGATGTCCATGTATGCCATGGCCGTGAACGAGGAAAACGCCGCCGGCGGCCAGGTGGTGACGGCGCCCACCAATGGCGCGGCCGGGGTGGTGCCGGCGGTGATCCGCTACTGGCTGGACCATGTGCCCGGCGCCTCGGAGCGCCAGCTGGACGAATTCCTGCTGACCGCCGCCGCCATCGGCGGGCTGATCAAGCACAATGCCAGCATCTCGGGCGCCGAATGCGGCTGTCAGGCCGAGGTCGGCTCGGCCAGCGCCATGGCGGCGGCGGGTCTGTGCGCGGTGCTGGGCGGCACCCCCCAGCAGGTCGAGAACGCCGCCGAAATCGCGCTGGAACATCATTTGGGCATGACCTGCGACCCGGTGCGCGGGCTGGTGCAGGTGCCTTGCATCGAACGCAACGGCCTGGGCGCGATCAAGGCGGTCAGCGCCGCCAGCCTGGCGTTGCGTGGCGACGGCCAGCATTTCGTGCCGCTGGACGCGGCCATCGAGACCATGCGCCAGACCGGCCGCGACATGAGCGACAAATACAAGGAAACATCGCTGGGCGGACTGGCCGTCAACGTCCCCAACTGCTGA
- the dusB gene encoding tRNA dihydrouridine synthase DusB, translating to MTLPAPILLGDIRLGPGVFLAPMAGITDLPFRRAVARHGGAGLMVSEMVASTEMVTPRPSTRAAVRAKALTEGVLPVSVQIAGREAGAMAETARIVAGMGARIIDINMGCPAKKVTGGLSGAALMRDLDHALGLIDAVVAAVPDLPVTLKMRLGWDQDCLNAPELAARAADAGVRMLTVHGRTRAQFYTGRADWVAIGRVARLPGRPPLVANGDVVDAASARAALAQSGADAVMVGRGAQGAPWRLAQIAHELWGTPAPQVPQGPALADAVAWHYDDILSLYGSELGLRVARKHLGWYAQANGAPNRAELLSATTPQAALAAIRAGFADAGPALQPVEAPA from the coding sequence ATGACATTGCCCGCCCCCATCCTGCTTGGCGACATCCGGCTTGGTCCCGGCGTCTTTCTGGCCCCGATGGCCGGCATCACCGACCTGCCGTTCCGCCGCGCCGTCGCCCGTCACGGCGGGGCCGGGCTGATGGTCAGCGAGATGGTCGCCTCGACCGAGATGGTGACGCCGCGCCCCTCGACCCGGGCGGCGGTGCGCGCCAAGGCGCTGACCGAAGGCGTGCTGCCGGTCAGCGTGCAGATCGCCGGGCGCGAGGCCGGGGCCATGGCCGAAACCGCCCGCATCGTCGCCGGCATGGGCGCGCGGATCATCGACATCAACATGGGCTGCCCGGCCAAGAAGGTGACGGGCGGCCTGTCCGGGGCGGCGCTGATGCGCGATCTGGACCATGCGCTGGGCCTGATCGACGCGGTGGTCGCCGCGGTGCCCGACCTGCCGGTCACGCTGAAGATGCGGCTGGGCTGGGACCAGGATTGCCTGAACGCGCCGGAACTGGCGGCGCGGGCAGCGGATGCCGGGGTGCGGATGCTGACCGTCCACGGCCGCACTCGGGCGCAATTCTATACCGGCCGCGCCGATTGGGTGGCGATCGGGCGGGTGGCGCGCCTGCCCGGCCGGCCGCCGCTGGTCGCCAATGGCGATGTGGTCGATGCGGCCTCGGCGCGGGCGGCACTGGCGCAATCGGGGGCCGATGCGGTGATGGTCGGGCGCGGCGCCCAGGGCGCGCCCTGGCGGCTGGCGCAGATCGCGCATGAGCTGTGGGGCACGCCGGCGCCGCAGGTGCCGCAAGGCCCCGCCCTGGCCGATGCCGTCGCCTGGCACTACGACGACATCCTGTCGCTTTACGGCTCCGAACTGGGCCTGCGCGTGGCGCGCAAGCATCTGGGCTGGTATGCCCAGGCCAATGGCGCCCCGAACCGGGCCGAACTGCTGTCGGCGACGACCCCGCAGGCGGCGCTTGCGGCGATCCGGGCGGGCTTTGCCGATGCCGGGCCGGCGCTGCAACCCGTCGAGGCCCCGGCATGA
- a CDS encoding sensor histidine kinase, with protein MRSGTVAGTLSRDAWERVARLRRRRGMRNAATLGLVLLGPALAGLTFAIMGPFADAAAGGTLLRLVLLADLIYLIVLTGLVATRMARIVAARRKSAAGSRLHMRLVAVFATIALVPTVLVALFAGLTLNIGLEGWFSSRVQQVVSSSLAAAEAYQDEHRRDLTNDAKLLAGALTQAARLNPMMDDGELRLLLGQGQAQIQRGLREAYIIDGRGEIRARGDRSYQFWFERPAPAQFDEAAAKGLVLIEDWQNNEFRALVPLTPLADRYLYVTRDVDGHLLGLLDDTRKTVGDYQRLEQERGRVLFEFSLLYLGFALLLVAAAMWLGLWFADRLSRPIGRLAEASEQVGEGNLDLQIPAPDTGDEIQTLGESFNRMTRQLKQQRAELVESYRLADDQRRLFDSVLSSVTAGVIGLDAAGEIDFLNRSATRLLGLDPALAHDRLLAEAVPEFAPLFERLAQSVNESVQDEIRLTRDGRVESLLVRMAIRRGAAGSLEGYVVALDDVTDLVSAQRMAAWGDVARRVAHEIKNPLTPIQLSAERLKRKFAPIAGDDREALEQYTEVIIRQTNDLRRIVDEFSRFARMPEPDRKETDIAKLLRDAELMQRDALQGALVSRIPEGPVIVDADAGMMRQVFTNLLKNAGEALDELRADPPQGWVPRVSVELEAAPDAVTIRIIDNGPGLPQDRTRLFEPYVTMKPGGTGLGLPIVKKIVEEHGGSLALTDAPGGRGAMAEIRLPRERQPVRLSARRHKTEQETFK; from the coding sequence ATGAGGTCGGGCACAGTGGCGGGAACCCTGTCAAGGGACGCGTGGGAACGGGTCGCAAGGCTGCGGCGCCGGCGGGGCATGCGCAATGCCGCCACGCTGGGCCTGGTGCTGCTGGGGCCGGCGCTGGCCGGGTTGACCTTTGCCATCATGGGCCCCTTTGCCGATGCAGCGGCGGGCGGAACGCTGTTGCGGCTGGTGCTGCTGGCCGACCTGATCTATCTGATCGTGCTGACCGGGCTTGTGGCCACGCGCATGGCCCGTATCGTCGCCGCGCGGCGCAAGTCGGCGGCGGGATCGCGGCTGCACATGCGGCTGGTCGCGGTGTTTGCCACCATCGCGCTGGTGCCCACGGTGCTGGTGGCGCTGTTTGCCGGGCTGACGCTGAACATCGGGTTGGAGGGCTGGTTTTCCAGCCGGGTGCAGCAGGTGGTGTCCAGTTCGCTGGCCGCGGCCGAGGCCTATCAGGACGAACACCGCCGCGACCTGACCAATGACGCCAAGCTGCTGGCCGGGGCGCTGACCCAGGCCGCGCGGCTCAATCCGATGATGGATGATGGCGAATTGCGGCTGCTGCTGGGCCAGGGCCAGGCCCAGATCCAGCGCGGCCTGCGCGAGGCCTATATCATCGACGGGCGGGGCGAGATCCGCGCCCGCGGCGACCGCAGCTATCAGTTCTGGTTCGAGCGTCCGGCTCCGGCCCAGTTCGACGAGGCCGCCGCCAAGGGGCTGGTCCTGATCGAGGACTGGCAGAACAACGAATTTCGCGCGCTGGTGCCGCTGACGCCGCTGGCCGACCGGTATCTGTATGTGACCCGCGATGTCGACGGCCACCTGCTGGGGCTGCTGGACGACACCCGCAAGACCGTGGGCGACTATCAGCGCCTGGAACAGGAACGCGGCCGGGTGCTGTTTGAATTCTCGCTGCTGTATCTGGGGTTTGCGCTGCTGCTGGTGGCGGCGGCGATGTGGCTGGGCCTGTGGTTCGCCGACCGGCTGTCGCGGCCCATCGGCCGCCTGGCCGAGGCCTCGGAACAGGTGGGCGAGGGCAACCTGGACCTGCAGATCCCCGCGCCCGACACCGGCGACGAGATCCAGACCCTGGGCGAAAGCTTCAACCGCATGACCCGGCAACTGAAGCAGCAGCGCGCCGAACTGGTCGAAAGCTATCGCCTGGCCGACGATCAGCGCCGGCTGTTCGACAGCGTGCTGTCCTCGGTCACGGCGGGGGTGATCGGGCTGGACGCGGCCGGAGAGATCGATTTCCTGAACCGTTCGGCCACGCGCCTGCTGGGGCTGGACCCGGCTTTGGCGCATGACCGGCTGCTGGCCGAGGCGGTGCCCGAGTTCGCGCCCCTGTTCGAGCGGCTTGCGCAATCGGTCAACGAATCGGTGCAGGACGAAATCCGCCTGACCCGCGACGGCCGGGTCGAAAGCCTGTTGGTGCGCATGGCGATCCGCCGCGGCGCCGCCGGCAGCCTGGAAGGCTATGTGGTGGCGCTGGACGATGTAACCGACCTGGTGTCGGCCCAGCGCATGGCGGCCTGGGGAGATGTCGCCCGCCGCGTCGCGCATGAGATCAAAAACCCGCTGACCCCGATCCAGCTGTCGGCCGAGCGGCTGAAGCGCAAGTTCGCCCCCATCGCCGGCGACGACCGCGAGGCCTTGGAACAATATACCGAGGTCATCATCCGCCAGACCAACGACCTGCGCCGGATCGTGGACGAATTCTCGCGCTTTGCCCGCATGCCGGAGCCCGACCGCAAGGAAACCGACATCGCCAAGCTGCTGCGCGACGCCGAGCTGATGCAGCGCGACGCATTGCAGGGGGCGCTGGTGTCGCGCATTCCCGAAGGGCCGGTGATCGTCGATGCCGATGCCGGCATGATGCGGCAGGTGTTCACCAACCTGCTGAAGAACGCCGGCGAGGCGCTGGACGAATTGCGCGCCGACCCGCCGCAGGGCTGGGTGCCGCGCGTGAGTGTCGAGCTTGAGGCCGCCCCCGATGCGGTGACCATCCGCATCATCGACAACGGTCCCGGCCTGCCGCAGGACCGCACCCGGCTGTTCGAGCCCTATGTCACGATGAAACCGGGCGGGACCGGCCTGGGACTGCCCATCGTCAAGAAGATCGTCGAGGAACACGGCGGCAGCCTGGCGCTGACCGACGCCCCCGGCGGGCGCGGCGCCATGGCCGAAATCCGCCTGCCCCGCGAACGCCAGCCGGTGCGCCTGTCGGCCCGCCGCCACAAAACAGAGCAGGAAACATTCAAATGA